The proteins below come from a single Zhouia spongiae genomic window:
- a CDS encoding DUF1015 domain-containing protein has translation MAKIIPFKAVRPSREKVGLVASRSYEDYPRKELKAQLKFNPFSFLHIINPGYKYQHEVSGVERFQLVKNRYLEFKEDRTFVQDDTPCFYIYQLTTRAHSFCGIFAGASVDDYNNNIIKKHEDTIERREVLFKDYLKTVGFNAEPVLLTYPDNEKIDKIIKKIALNRAEYEFATHDKSVHRFWLIDKQEDISALQKEFDLIAPLYIADGHHRSASSSLLTKELREKNKSYTGNEAFNYFLSYLIPESEVRISEFNRMVKDLNGLSKEAFLIRLDEFFRIENRGKELYRPSKKHHFCMYLDGDFYSLYLRKSLYTFTDALSALDTQILYKTILEPILGISDLRNNKRISYGYGNQNSVKMKDLIDKGTYKVGFGMLPITVEEMKLVANEGLKMPPKSTYIEPKLRSGLTIYEF, from the coding sequence ATGGCGAAGATAATTCCATTTAAAGCCGTTCGCCCATCAAGAGAAAAGGTTGGACTGGTAGCTTCCAGATCATACGAGGACTACCCCCGGAAAGAACTGAAAGCCCAACTTAAATTCAATCCTTTCTCTTTTTTGCACATCATCAATCCGGGATATAAATACCAGCATGAGGTTTCCGGCGTTGAACGCTTTCAATTGGTTAAAAACCGTTACCTGGAGTTTAAAGAAGATCGTACATTTGTTCAGGATGATACCCCTTGCTTTTACATTTACCAGCTAACAACCCGGGCACATTCCTTTTGCGGGATCTTTGCAGGTGCTTCTGTTGATGATTATAACAACAACATTATAAAAAAGCACGAAGACACTATAGAACGCAGGGAAGTATTGTTCAAAGACTATCTTAAAACAGTAGGTTTTAATGCCGAACCTGTATTGCTGACCTATCCGGATAACGAAAAGATCGATAAGATCATAAAAAAAATAGCACTGAACAGGGCTGAATACGAATTTGCAACCCACGACAAATCCGTACACCGTTTCTGGCTTATTGACAAACAAGAAGATATTTCTGCTTTACAGAAAGAATTTGATCTGATAGCTCCTTTGTATATTGCAGACGGACATCACAGGTCTGCTTCTTCTTCTCTTCTCACCAAAGAATTAAGAGAAAAGAATAAGAGTTATACAGGAAACGAAGCCTTCAATTATTTTTTAAGTTATTTGATTCCGGAGTCTGAAGTAAGAATATCAGAGTTTAACCGTATGGTCAAAGACTTAAACGGCTTGTCTAAAGAGGCCTTTTTAATCAGACTGGATGAGTTTTTCCGGATAGAAAATCGCGGGAAAGAGCTTTATCGCCCATCAAAAAAACATCATTTCTGCATGTATCTGGATGGTGATTTTTACTCGCTTTACTTAAGAAAATCTCTTTACACATTTACCGATGCATTAAGTGCCCTCGATACACAAATTTTATATAAGACCATTTTAGAACCGATACTCGGAATCAGTGATCTGAGGAATAACAAGCGGATTTCTTATGGTTATGGAAATCAGAATTCAGTAAAAATGAAGGATCTGATAGATAAAGGAACGTATAAAGTAGGTTTTGGTATGTTGCCCATAACTGTGGAAGAGATGAAACTTGTTGCCAATGAAGGATTAAAAATGCCTCCCAAGAGCACTTACATCGAACCGAAACTGAGGAGTGGATTAACGATTTATGAATTTTAA
- a CDS encoding YggS family pyridoxal phosphate-dependent enzyme has translation MRISDNLNTIKSNLPENVTLVAVSKTKPNSDILEAYHAGQRIFGENKIQEMATKWESLPKDIEWHMIGHVQRNKVKYMAEFVSLIHGVDSLKLLKEIEKQAGKYKRRINCLLQIHIAEEDTKFGMNEEELNALLLSEERKSMNHVNIVGLMGMATFTGDEQQIQKEFDYLKKIFDNNKLRFPELEILSMGMSGDYKIAIDAGSNMVRIGSSIFGERNYN, from the coding sequence ATGCGGATTTCAGATAATTTAAATACAATAAAATCAAACCTTCCTGAAAATGTAACGCTGGTTGCTGTTTCCAAAACAAAGCCCAACTCCGACATATTGGAGGCATACCATGCAGGGCAGCGTATTTTTGGCGAAAATAAAATTCAGGAAATGGCTACGAAATGGGAAAGTCTTCCTAAAGATATTGAATGGCATATGATAGGCCATGTACAAAGAAACAAGGTAAAATACATGGCTGAATTTGTAAGCCTCATTCATGGTGTCGATAGCCTAAAACTCCTGAAAGAGATAGAAAAACAAGCCGGAAAGTACAAGCGTCGCATCAACTGCTTGCTGCAAATCCATATAGCTGAAGAAGATACCAAATTCGGAATGAATGAAGAAGAGCTCAACGCCTTGCTTTTATCAGAAGAAAGAAAGAGTATGAACCATGTAAATATTGTCGGACTGATGGGAATGGCTACATTTACAGGTGACGAACAACAGATTCAAAAAGAATTTGATTATCTTAAAAAAATATTTGATAACAATAAATTACGTTTCCCTGAATTGGAAATATTATCGATGGGAATGAGTGGCGATTATAAAATCGCCATTGATGCAGGAAGTAACATGGTACGGATAGGCAGTAGTATTTTTGGAGAACGTAACTATAATTAA
- a CDS encoding 3-hydroxybutyryl-CoA dehydrogenase encodes MKKITVIGAGTMGNGIAHTFAQFGYNVHLVDLSEKVLDKGIETITRNLDRMVSKGSITEENKNNTLKNITSLTDLKKGVSGAELVVEAATENKDLKLKIFKNLNELCAPDTILATNTSSISITQIAAVVDQPENVIGMHFMNPVPIMKLVEVIKGYNTSDEVLEKIMDISKKLNKVPVEVNDYPGFVANRILMPMINEAIETLYNGVAGVQEIDTVMKLGMAHPMGPLQLADFIGLDVCLSILNVMYEGFKNPKYAPCPLLVNMVTAGKLGIKSGEGFYNYSKSRKAEEVSRMFQ; translated from the coding sequence GAAAAAGATAACAGTAATTGGTGCAGGAACCATGGGAAACGGTATCGCACATACCTTTGCCCAATTCGGTTACAATGTCCATCTGGTAGACCTTTCAGAAAAAGTTTTAGATAAGGGAATAGAAACCATCACGAGAAACCTGGACAGAATGGTTTCAAAAGGATCTATTACGGAAGAAAATAAAAATAATACGTTAAAAAATATCACCTCATTAACAGATCTTAAAAAAGGGGTTTCCGGTGCCGAACTTGTAGTTGAAGCGGCCACTGAAAACAAAGACCTTAAGCTGAAAATCTTTAAAAATTTAAATGAGTTGTGTGCCCCTGATACCATTTTGGCAACAAATACATCTTCGATCTCGATTACTCAAATTGCTGCTGTAGTCGATCAACCGGAAAATGTAATTGGCATGCACTTTATGAATCCGGTGCCCATCATGAAACTGGTAGAGGTTATTAAAGGGTACAATACTTCGGATGAAGTACTTGAGAAGATCATGGATATTTCAAAGAAACTAAACAAGGTTCCTGTTGAAGTAAATGATTATCCGGGGTTTGTCGCCAATCGGATTTTAATGCCAATGATCAATGAAGCCATTGAAACACTGTATAATGGTGTTGCCGGGGTTCAGGAAATAGATACTGTTATGAAGCTGGGAATGGCCCACCCGATGGGACCACTCCAATTAGCTGATTTCATAGGACTGGATGTATGCCTTTCGATATTAAATGTAATGTATGAAGGATTTAAAAATCCTAAATATGCACCATGTCCCCTCCTCGTAAATATGGTAACAGCCGGTAAATTGGGAATCAAGTCCGGAGAAGGTTTCTACAATTATTCTAAAAGCAGAAAAGCCGAAGAGGTATCTCGGATGTTTCAATAA